Proteins encoded in a region of the Ruegeria sp. AD91A genome:
- a CDS encoding DNA-3-methyladenine glycosylase I — protein MRSFKEIYDIAASRHGGAEAFEAQLNKPKSHEELAAMPEDRWLSIITKCVFQAGFNWKVIENKWDGFEAAFDGFDVGRCAFMDDEKFDALLQDTRIVRNGTKIAAVRDNAAFLLELREEGGAGKVLGGWPSDDYINLLAMLAKRGSRLGGASAQYAMRFAGRDSFILSRDVTARLIAEGVIDKPATSNKAMAAVQWAFNSWMDQSSRSLTEISRVLAMSL, from the coding sequence ATGCGTTCATTTAAAGAGATCTATGATATTGCCGCCTCTCGCCACGGTGGGGCCGAAGCCTTTGAAGCACAGCTGAACAAGCCCAAAAGCCACGAAGAACTGGCGGCAATGCCCGAGGACCGGTGGCTATCGATCATCACGAAATGCGTCTTTCAGGCCGGTTTCAACTGGAAGGTCATCGAAAACAAATGGGATGGGTTCGAAGCCGCCTTTGACGGTTTCGATGTGGGTCGGTGCGCGTTCATGGATGATGAAAAGTTTGATGCCTTACTGCAAGACACACGCATTGTCCGCAATGGAACCAAGATCGCAGCAGTGCGGGACAACGCGGCGTTCCTTTTGGAACTGCGCGAAGAAGGCGGCGCGGGCAAGGTTCTGGGCGGCTGGCCCTCTGATGACTATATCAACCTTCTTGCCATGCTGGCCAAACGCGGGTCTCGTCTTGGCGGAGCTTCGGCGCAGTATGCGATGCGTTTCGCAGGGCGCGACAGTTTCATTCTGTCTCGGGACGTCACCGCCCGTCTGATCGCCGAAGGCGTGATCGACAAGCCCGCCACGTCGAATAAAGCCATGGCGGCGGTGCAATGGGCCTTTAATTCATGGATGGATCAATCCAGCCGGTCTTTGACGGAAATCAGCCGGGTTTTGGCCATGAGCCTGTGA